The region TGCACCGCCACCGCTCCCGGCTTTCGCCCACCCTGCCCCGGCTTAACCGACCGGAGCTCGAGGGTCTCCTCGATCACGCTTAGCTCTGCCAGCTCCCGCTCGAGAAAGCTGCGGTATCCCTGGATCAATTGCGCGCGCCGCGCCCGGATCCGGCGCAACGTCTCTTCCTCCTGCTGGATCGCGTCGAAGGCGCCCGCCCGGATGCGCGCCGCTTCTGCCTCCGCCTCACGACGGCTCAGCTCCGCGGCCTTGGCAGCCTGGCGCTTGGCCTCCTCGCGCAGCTCCTGCGCGCTGACCAGCGCCTCCGTCAAAGCCCGCTCCCGCTCCCGGAACTCGGAAAGCTGCTCGTCCAGCCGCTTGGCACGCTCCGCCAGCGTCAGGTTCTCCTTCACCAACTGCTCCATACGCTCGGCAACCAGGTCGAGGAAGTCGTCGACCAGCGCGCGGTGGTAGCCCCGCAGCGCGCCGCGGAAGTCGCCCTTCTTCCTGCGCACTTCGAGTGGCGTAAGATCGATCATGGCGTCCGTTCCCCGAAAAGGACCGTCCCGAGTCGCACCATGGTGCTGCCCTCCTCCACCGCCACTTCGAAGTCGTTGGACATCCCCATCGAGAGGTGCCGGGCCTGGAAGCCGGGCAGGCCGCGCCCCCATGCCTCGAACAGCTCGCGCGCGCCAGCAAACGCGCGTCGCAGCACGCCCTCGTCGCCGGTGAGGGGCGCCATGGTCATGACCCCCTCGAGGCGCAGGCGCGGCAACTCGACGATCTGCGCGACCGCGTCCCGCGCCTCCGCCGGCGCAAAGCCGCCCTTGCTCACCTCGCCGCTGGTATTGACCTGGACCAGGCAGGCAATGTCACGACCCGACCGCTCCGCTTCCCTCGACAACTCGACTGCCAGGCGCAGCGAGTCCAGGGAGTGCAGCAGGTCGAAGAGCGCCAGCGCGCGCCGTGCCTTGTTGCGCTGGAGGTGACCGATCAGGTGCCACTCGACGCGGTCCCGTCCCGCCCGGGCAACCTTCTCTTCCAGCTCGTGGACCCGGTTCTCTCCGCAGCGCCTTAGACTGCAGGCCAGGGCGGCTTCCACTGCCGCAACCGGGTAACCCTTGGTCACGGCCACCACCTCGACCGCCCCACTCAGACCGGATCGCCTCAGCGCCTGCTCGATCCGGTCCCTGACCCGCGGGAGATGTTCCTGTAACCGCGAAAGATACATAAACTCATTATCTTACCACATGGGGTCGAGAAAGATCAACGGATTCGGGGCTGGAGGGCTGGGGGGCTGGGGCTCGGGCTGGGGCCTGCCGGCGCTGCGGCGGCGAGCAGGCGGTCATCCCGGCAGGGAAGGATAGGAGCGCGGGTTCAGCGCGCGCGGCCGGCGGGGCTGACTCAGCGGGTTGGCGGCTGCCGGCCCTCGGGGGTCGTGCGGAAGGTGACGCGCCGGGCGCCGGCTTCCTGCAGTTCGCGCTGCACGCGGTCGATGACGCGGTAGGGCACATTGCGATCGCCGCGCAGCACCACGACCAGGCGGCGGTCGCTGGCCTGGTACAACGGCGCCACGACTTCAGAAACCTGTGCGGGCGCAACGGCCTGGTCATTGATGTAGATGGCGCCGTCCGGCTCGATCCAGACGTGCAGGATGTTCTTGCGGGGCTCGTCCACGTCCTCGGTGGCCTGTGCGGCGGGCAGGACCACAGCGCGTGGCTGCTCCCTGCGGAAGGTGGTGCTGACCATGAAGAAGATCAGGAGCAGGAACGCCATGTCGGCCAGGGAGGAGGAGGGGATCTCGCTGGCCGTGCGGGCCTTGCGTTGCAGTCGCGCCTGGCGGATCACGGCTGCTCCTCAAGCACCTGCAGCGAGACTCGCCGGGCGCCGGCGGCGCGCAGCTCGTCCAATACGTCGATCATCTGGTGGTAGGACGCAGCCGGATGCGTGGCCACGGCCGCGATCATGTCGGGGTTGCGGCTCGCCTCGGCGCGCCAGATCTCGCCTACCTGGGCGACCACTACCCGTTCCGTTGCCGGCGCCTCGCCCCGCCGCAGCTCGAGGGCCCCGTCAGGCTGGATGACGAGCCGCAGGATATTCTTCTCGAGGACCTCGATCTGCTGCTCCGGTGTGGGGAGCGTGAGGGGCAGCCCCTTTTCCTGGTCAAAGATGGTGGTGACCAGGAAGAAGATGAGCAGGTTGAAGGCAA is a window of Gemmatimonadota bacterium DNA encoding:
- a CDS encoding biopolymer transporter ExbD, which gives rise to MAVFRRRARIVSEIPTASMADIAFNLLIFFLVTTIFDQEKGLPLTLPTPEQQIEVLEKNILRLVIQPDGALELRRGEAPATERVVVAQVGEIWRAEASRNPDMIAAVATHPAASYHQMIDVLDELRAAGARRVSLQVLEEQP
- a CDS encoding YggS family pyridoxal phosphate-dependent enzyme, which codes for MYLSRLQEHLPRVRDRIEQALRRSGLSGAVEVVAVTKGYPVAAVEAALACSLRRCGENRVHELEEKVARAGRDRVEWHLIGHLQRNKARRALALFDLLHSLDSLRLAVELSREAERSGRDIACLVQVNTSGEVSKGGFAPAEARDAVAQIVELPRLRLEGVMTMAPLTGDEGVLRRAFAGARELFEAWGRGLPGFQARHLSMGMSNDFEVAVEEGSTMVRLGTVLFGERTP
- a CDS encoding DivIVA domain-containing protein, with product MIDLTPLEVRRKKGDFRGALRGYHRALVDDFLDLVAERMEQLVKENLTLAERAKRLDEQLSEFRERERALTEALVSAQELREEAKRQAAKAAELSRREAEAEAARIRAGAFDAIQQEEETLRRIRARRAQLIQGYRSFLERELAELSVIEETLELRSVKPGQGGRKPGAVAVQAPAAQPSESEVEALLSKLDEEA
- a CDS encoding biopolymer transporter ExbD, which translates into the protein MIRQARLQRKARTASEIPSSSLADMAFLLLIFFMVSTTFRREQPRAVVLPAAQATEDVDEPRKNILHVWIEPDGAIYINDQAVAPAQVSEVVAPLYQASDRRLVVVLRGDRNVPYRVIDRVQRELQEAGARRVTFRTTPEGRQPPTR